One Planctomycetia bacterium DNA window includes the following coding sequences:
- a CDS encoding UvrB/UvrC motif-containing protein yields MARKQDIDSILKNWTFEPGEVAARIVRGSDGRDVLQMRIEMGIIQLEVAGRPDGERPGGAETYYDFLVGLAINVGDDFVLSDEQCAEADREFVQFYQRRLCWLALREFGHAVTDADHTLAFMDFSRDHSPNDEWTEAHEQYRPFVLFQRTQAAALQALEEHGPDRAIEEINAGLLKMKDAYTQFDHDEPFEEDELVERLMELRESLRQHFSLEPSLDEQLAAAVASEQYELAARLRDEIAKRKHSKA; encoded by the coding sequence ATGGCTCGTAAGCAAGATATCGATTCCATCCTGAAGAACTGGACGTTTGAGCCAGGCGAAGTCGCTGCGCGCATCGTCCGCGGCTCTGATGGCCGCGATGTCCTCCAAATGCGGATCGAGATGGGCATCATCCAGCTTGAAGTCGCCGGGCGTCCCGACGGCGAGCGCCCCGGCGGCGCGGAGACCTACTACGACTTCTTGGTGGGGCTCGCAATTAACGTCGGCGACGACTTCGTCCTCAGCGATGAGCAATGCGCCGAGGCCGATCGGGAATTCGTCCAGTTCTACCAGCGCCGCCTTTGCTGGCTGGCGCTCCGAGAATTCGGCCACGCGGTGACGGACGCCGACCACACGTTGGCCTTCATGGATTTCTCCCGCGACCATTCCCCCAACGACGAGTGGACCGAAGCCCACGAGCAGTACCGCCCGTTCGTCCTATTCCAACGGACGCAGGCGGCGGCGCTCCAGGCGCTCGAAGAACACGGCCCGGACCGGGCGATCGAGGAGATCAACGCCGGTCTGCTCAAAATGAAAGACGCCTACACACAGTTCGACCACGACGAGCCGTTCGAAGAAGATGAGCTCGTCGAGCGTCTGATGGAGCTTCGCGAATCGCTCCGCCAGCATTTCTCGCTGGAACCAAGCCTGGACGAACAGCTCGCCGCGGCAGTGGCCAGCGAGCAATACGAACTGGCGGCCCGGCTCCGTGATGAAATCGCGAAGCGGAAGCATTCGAAGGCGTAA
- a CDS encoding deoxyribodipyrimidine photolyase, whose amino-acid sequence MPVDPSTIVVPPERVRLMRDLPPRVERRYVLYWMIAARRLQGNFALDRAVQWACDLKKPLVIFEPLRAGYPWASDRLHKFVLEGMAENRRRAAGAQVVYYPYVEPRHGDGRGLLEAFAQDAAVVVTDDYPAFFLPRMVAAAAERIDVRMEAVDGNGLFPMRSASQVFSTAYAFRRHLQRELPRYLGDVPSLAPLTERPLPPAMRLPSEITQPWPAATDALLSASREVLAALPIDHSVGPAAFTGGGAAAEHALERFLNQRLPRYADARNVPDDDVASGLSPYLHFGHLGAHQVFGAVTASENWDRSRLAAKGNGSREGWWGMSPAAEGFLDELITWREVGFNFCTHREDYDQYESLPEWAKASLAKHAGDSRTFIYSLEVFEQARTHDELWNAAQRQLVREGRMHNYLRMLWGKKILEWSDSPQSALATMIELNNKYAVDGRDPNSYTGIFWVLGRYDRPWAPERPIFGVIRYMSSDNTRRKVSVKEYLRRYAAHQERQSQLFADD is encoded by the coding sequence ATGCCGGTTGATCCGTCGACGATTGTTGTTCCGCCCGAGCGCGTGCGCCTCATGCGTGATTTGCCGCCGCGCGTCGAACGGCGCTATGTCCTGTACTGGATGATCGCCGCGCGGCGCCTGCAAGGGAACTTCGCCTTGGACCGCGCCGTGCAGTGGGCGTGCGATCTGAAGAAGCCGCTCGTAATCTTCGAGCCGTTGCGCGCCGGCTACCCGTGGGCAAGCGATCGGTTACACAAATTCGTGCTGGAAGGCATGGCCGAAAACCGCCGCCGCGCTGCCGGAGCCCAGGTGGTTTACTATCCCTACGTCGAACCACGCCATGGCGATGGGCGCGGCTTGTTGGAAGCGTTTGCCCAAGATGCGGCGGTCGTCGTAACGGATGATTACCCGGCGTTTTTTCTGCCAAGAATGGTAGCCGCAGCAGCGGAGCGGATCGATGTGAGGATGGAAGCGGTCGACGGAAATGGCCTATTCCCGATGCGCTCCGCGAGCCAGGTTTTCTCGACTGCGTATGCCTTCCGCCGGCATTTGCAGCGTGAGTTACCGCGCTACCTCGGCGACGTGCCGTCGCTGGCCCCTCTAACAGAGCGGCCGCTTCCGCCCGCAATGCGGTTGCCGTCCGAGATCACGCAGCCTTGGCCGGCGGCCACGGACGCGCTACTCTCGGCATCAAGAGAAGTCCTGGCGGCGTTACCCATCGACCATTCCGTCGGACCGGCGGCGTTTACCGGCGGCGGCGCGGCGGCCGAACATGCGCTGGAACGCTTTCTCAACCAGCGTCTCCCTCGCTACGCCGATGCCCGCAACGTGCCGGACGATGACGTTGCCAGCGGGCTGTCGCCGTATTTGCATTTCGGACATCTCGGCGCGCATCAAGTGTTCGGTGCGGTCACAGCTAGTGAAAACTGGGATCGCTCGCGCCTCGCCGCGAAGGGCAACGGCTCGCGCGAAGGCTGGTGGGGCATGAGCCCCGCGGCCGAAGGTTTTCTCGACGAGCTGATCACGTGGCGCGAAGTTGGCTTCAACTTCTGCACGCATCGCGAGGACTACGATCAATACGAGTCGCTGCCGGAATGGGCGAAAGCGTCACTCGCCAAGCATGCTGGCGATTCGCGGACGTTCATTTATTCGCTCGAAGTATTCGAGCAAGCGCGCACGCACGACGAATTGTGGAACGCGGCGCAGCGGCAGCTCGTTCGCGAAGGGAGGATGCACAACTATCTGAGGATGCTCTGGGGCAAGAAGATCCTCGAATGGTCCGATTCGCCGCAATCCGCCCTGGCGACGATGATCGAACTCAACAACAAATACGCCGTCGACGGCCGCGACCCGAACTCGTACACCGGCATCTTTTGGGTGCTAGGGCGTTACGATCGCCCTTGGGCGCCGGAGCGGCCAATCTTTGGCGTGATCCGGTATATGTCGTCCGACAACACCCGCCGCAAAGTCAGCGTGAAGGAATACCTCCGACGTTACGCCGCCCATCAAGAACGCCAGTCGCAGCTCTTCGCGGACGATTAG
- a CDS encoding YjhG/YagF family D-xylonate dehydratase, whose product MPETRSHCFPADQIAPGVSDELLRDTQTSAAGPTGSLPLDAEMLETWSSGDLFGLSQNAGMGWRPQDLLGPQFLLLSTQGGVRAPDGSPVALGYHTGHWEVGLLVEEAARVIKAAGGVPFAAMCSDPCDGRSQGTTGMFDSLAYRNDAAIVLRRLIRSLPTRRGVLGVATCDKGMPAMMMALAGVPELPSVLVPGGVTLPPSDGEDAGKIQTIGARFAHGKISLEEAASLGCRACASPGGGCQFLGTAATAQVIGEALGLSLAHSALAPSGQPLWRDMARRSARALWNLAQRGLKTKDVLTSASIRNAMVVHAAFGGSTNLLLHIPAIAHAAGLPRPTVHDWEDVNRRTPRLVDALPNGPVGHPTVQVFLAGGVPEVMLHLRGLGLLDLDCLTVAGETWRDVLNTWEESDRRRQLRALLQEREGIEADNVIMSPDKARARGLTSTVCFPRGNLAPEGAVIKSTAIDPQVVDADGVYRKTGRARVFTRESDAVAAIKGRGAAPIQSGDVLVLICRGPSGAGMEETYQITSALKHLAWGRDVAVLTDARFSGVSTGACIGHVGPEALAGGPIGKVLDGDRIRIVIDRINLAGSVDWIGDAEQEYPLDEATARLAARPLRTDLRPDAQLPDDTRLWAALQQLGGGTWGGCVYDVESILAALSARHNAHAG is encoded by the coding sequence ATGCCAGAGACTCGTTCCCATTGTTTTCCGGCCGATCAGATCGCGCCCGGCGTCAGTGATGAATTACTGCGCGACACGCAGACCTCCGCGGCCGGGCCGACAGGCTCGCTACCGCTCGATGCCGAGATGTTGGAGACCTGGTCCAGCGGCGACCTGTTCGGGCTCTCGCAGAACGCGGGCATGGGCTGGCGCCCGCAGGATTTGCTAGGCCCGCAGTTTTTGCTGCTGAGCACGCAGGGTGGTGTCCGCGCGCCGGACGGTTCGCCCGTGGCGCTGGGGTATCACACCGGACACTGGGAGGTGGGCCTGCTCGTCGAAGAGGCCGCGCGGGTCATCAAGGCGGCTGGCGGCGTGCCGTTCGCGGCGATGTGTTCCGATCCTTGTGACGGCCGCTCGCAAGGCACGACCGGCATGTTCGACAGCCTGGCATATCGCAACGATGCGGCCATCGTCCTGCGCCGCTTGATTCGCTCGCTCCCGACGCGGCGCGGCGTCCTCGGCGTGGCCACGTGCGACAAAGGCATGCCGGCCATGATGATGGCGCTCGCCGGCGTGCCCGAATTGCCGTCGGTCTTGGTTCCAGGCGGCGTGACGTTGCCGCCGAGCGATGGCGAGGACGCCGGCAAGATTCAAACGATCGGCGCACGCTTCGCGCACGGCAAGATTTCACTCGAGGAAGCGGCCTCGCTCGGCTGCCGGGCTTGCGCGTCGCCCGGTGGAGGTTGCCAGTTTCTGGGCACGGCCGCCACGGCCCAAGTCATCGGCGAAGCGCTCGGCCTGTCGCTCGCGCATTCGGCGCTCGCCCCGTCCGGGCAACCGCTCTGGCGCGACATGGCCCGGCGCAGCGCGCGGGCGCTATGGAATCTCGCGCAACGCGGCTTGAAGACGAAAGACGTGCTCACCAGCGCGTCGATTCGCAACGCCATGGTCGTGCATGCGGCCTTCGGCGGCTCGACAAATTTGTTATTGCACATCCCCGCGATCGCGCACGCCGCGGGGCTGCCCCGTCCCACCGTGCATGACTGGGAAGACGTGAATCGCCGCACGCCGCGATTGGTCGACGCATTGCCGAACGGCCCCGTCGGGCATCCCACGGTGCAGGTGTTCCTGGCCGGCGGCGTGCCGGAGGTGATGCTCCACCTGCGCGGACTTGGTTTGCTGGATCTAGATTGCCTCACCGTCGCCGGGGAGACCTGGCGCGACGTGCTCAACACTTGGGAAGAATCCGATCGACGTCGCCAATTGCGCGCATTGCTACAAGAGCGCGAGGGGATCGAGGCGGACAATGTGATCATGTCGCCAGACAAGGCGCGCGCGCGCGGGCTGACCAGTACGGTTTGCTTTCCGCGTGGGAATCTCGCACCGGAGGGCGCGGTCATCAAGAGCACGGCGATTGATCCACAAGTGGTCGACGCCGACGGCGTATACCGCAAGACCGGCCGCGCGCGGGTGTTCACGCGCGAATCAGACGCCGTGGCCGCCATCAAAGGGCGCGGCGCCGCGCCGATTCAGTCCGGAGACGTCCTGGTGCTAATCTGCCGCGGCCCCAGCGGCGCCGGCATGGAGGAAACCTATCAGATCACGTCTGCGCTCAAGCATCTGGCCTGGGGGCGCGATGTCGCGGTGTTGACCGACGCCCGCTTCTCCGGCGTCAGCACCGGCGCATGCATCGGACACGTCGGTCCCGAGGCGTTGGCTGGCGGGCCGATCGGCAAGGTGCTCGACGGCGATCGCATTCGCATCGTGATCGACCGCATCAATCTCGCCGGCAGCGTGGACTGGATCGGCGACGCGGAGCAAGAGTATCCACTCGACGAGGCCACGGCACGGCTGGCGGCGCGGCCCCTGCGCACCGACCTGCGTCCCGACGCACAGTTGCCGGACGACACGCGCCTTTGGGCAGCGCTCCAACAACTCGGTGGCGGCACCTGGGGCGGCTGCGTCTACGATGTGGAAAGCATTCTCGCGGCCCTCAGCGCACGCCACAACGCCCATGCCGGTTGA
- a CDS encoding DUF1588 domain-containing protein, translated as MNAGLTRMRFRGGSPTSPTRKRGGEDFALKFHGVLSTVDFSPSLARRASVIISVAALFLVLTGNVVAETNTPAPPAVMDFPAAILALEQGCAACHSEADGDGGFSLAKVASEDSLHLDHATWLRVRQRLADHSMPPSDAEPIEIELRLRLLEWLRVAMREAIQKQGEIAGPPMFRRLAAHEYANTMRDLLGTHFNAGRGLPQDVAGGEGFNNAAETLIISPIHAEKYVEAATEALNYAARDSRARDRLFPDRPSESLTEVDAARANLKRFADRAFRRPVASEELDAYFALYADARADGLDFEPALFYAMRGVLVSPQFLFLSEPAPAKLNVSQPLNDYELATRLSYFLWATMPDDELRAAADAGKLSNPEELKRQTVRMLTEKGTHLNDSMVQFVGQWLGTADWGNSKVADAEVHKWVQDHHMSAMRNQPVYFVESMLQQNGSLLDLIDCNWTFLNEELLRVYKIDRKDIEARRFAQHLVRVELPDKYRYRCGILGSGATMAVSAYARRSSPVLRGAWILDKFLGIELPPPPPDVPKLDESQEVAAAKTLRERLEQHRADATCASCHDRIDPIGFALENFDELGRWRDRDDGGEIDAVAVMADGTKIEGVNGLKTFLLDNKEQFTRHLTEKMLGYALARGLQPNDLCTAENIVERLPASEYKSQELVLGIVLSEPFRNKRVSE; from the coding sequence ATGAACGCTGGCTTGACCCGAATGCGGTTTCGTGGCGGCAGCCCCACTAGCCCGACGCGCAAGCGAGGGGGCGAGGACTTCGCGCTAAAATTTCACGGCGTACTCAGTACCGTCGACTTCTCCCCCTCGCTTGCGCGTCGGGCTAGTGTAATTATCTCTGTGGCCGCCCTGTTCTTGGTTCTCACGGGGAACGTTGTCGCGGAAACGAATACGCCCGCTCCACCAGCCGTCATGGACTTCCCCGCCGCGATCCTGGCCCTTGAGCAGGGCTGCGCCGCTTGCCATAGCGAGGCGGACGGCGACGGCGGGTTCTCGCTGGCGAAGGTGGCAAGCGAGGACTCCTTGCACCTTGATCACGCGACGTGGCTCCGCGTGCGGCAGCGGTTGGCGGATCACTCGATGCCTCCCAGCGACGCCGAACCGATCGAAATCGAACTGCGGCTCCGGTTGCTGGAATGGCTCCGGGTGGCGATGCGCGAAGCGATTCAAAAGCAGGGCGAGATCGCCGGGCCGCCGATGTTTCGTCGTCTGGCGGCGCATGAGTATGCGAACACGATGCGCGATCTGCTCGGCACACATTTCAACGCGGGCCGTGGATTGCCCCAGGACGTGGCGGGCGGCGAGGGTTTCAACAATGCCGCCGAAACGCTGATCATCTCGCCAATCCACGCGGAGAAATATGTCGAAGCCGCGACCGAGGCGCTCAACTACGCGGCGCGTGATTCGCGGGCCCGCGATCGCTTGTTCCCGGATCGCCCCTCTGAATCATTGACCGAAGTCGACGCGGCGCGAGCCAACCTGAAGCGATTCGCGGATCGCGCGTTTCGTCGCCCCGTGGCGAGCGAGGAACTCGACGCATACTTCGCGCTGTATGCCGACGCACGCGCGGACGGCCTCGATTTCGAGCCGGCGCTTTTTTATGCCATGCGCGGCGTGCTGGTGTCGCCACAGTTCTTGTTCTTGAGCGAGCCGGCTCCGGCGAAATTGAACGTCTCGCAGCCGCTCAACGACTATGAGTTGGCGACGCGGCTGAGCTACTTCCTCTGGGCGACGATGCCCGACGATGAACTGCGCGCGGCGGCGGACGCCGGCAAATTGAGCAATCCGGAAGAATTGAAGCGCCAGACGGTGAGGATGCTGACCGAGAAGGGAACGCATCTCAACGACTCGATGGTGCAATTCGTCGGCCAATGGCTCGGGACCGCTGATTGGGGGAACTCCAAGGTCGCTGACGCCGAAGTGCATAAGTGGGTGCAAGATCACCACATGTCGGCGATGCGAAATCAGCCGGTGTACTTCGTCGAATCGATGTTGCAGCAAAACGGCTCGTTGCTGGACTTGATCGACTGCAATTGGACGTTCCTCAACGAAGAACTGCTGCGGGTTTACAAGATCGATCGCAAGGATATCGAAGCCCGACGGTTTGCGCAGCATCTGGTACGCGTCGAATTGCCAGATAAGTATCGCTATCGCTGCGGGATTCTCGGTTCCGGGGCGACGATGGCCGTGAGCGCTTACGCGCGGCGCAGCAGTCCCGTGCTGCGCGGCGCGTGGATTCTAGACAAGTTCCTGGGCATCGAGTTGCCGCCCCCGCCGCCGGACGTACCGAAGTTGGATGAATCGCAGGAAGTGGCTGCGGCCAAGACGTTGCGCGAGAGGTTGGAGCAGCATCGCGCCGACGCAACCTGTGCTTCCTGCCATGATCGGATTGATCCGATTGGCTTTGCCTTGGAAAACTTCGACGAGTTGGGGCGTTGGCGCGACCGCGACGATGGCGGCGAGATTGACGCCGTCGCGGTGATGGCCGACGGTACGAAGATCGAGGGTGTCAACGGCCTCAAGACGTTTTTGCTCGACAACAAAGAACAATTCACGCGGCATCTGACCGAGAAAATGTTAGGCTATGCCCTGGCGCGCGGGCTGCAACCGAACGACCTATGTACGGCGGAAAACATCGTCGAACGGCTCCCGGCCAGCGAGTACAAATCGCAGGAGTTGGTGCTGGGCATCGTGTTGAGCGAACCGTTTCGCAATAAGAGGGTGAGCGAATGA
- a CDS encoding DUF1552 domain-containing protein, translating to MSKPRLTRRTVLRGAGAMLALPWLEGMQSAFAQENGAASADRPIRMAALFYPNGCRQDRWTPAQTGREWEMTPQLTPLGDRKADVSVVSGLWHQATNTGDGHYVKDAAWLTGTTITKTTGVDLNSGGISADQLAARTLGKFTPLPSLELGTEAVRSGIDAAVGYTRVYGAHIAWRQPTQPLAKEINPRLVFDRMTMVAGGKPDGRSNRPLLDRVNEDAKRLSQNLGQHDRQRLEQYLESVRALEQRLSDLESPTERSWKPRVDLALREAPANDPKEHAERTRLMLDMIALAFEADVTRVATFMFGNSVSDINFSFIEGVEGSHHEMSHHRNEEKLLDQYERITKWHVEQYVYLLNKLRSLPEGDSNVLDNSAILFGSGLRDGNSHNPHDLPLLLGGKAGGKLSPGQHIAAKKDNPMANLLLTMLQAVDVPTKHFADSTGPMTELIA from the coding sequence ATGAGCAAGCCACGATTGACACGCCGCACGGTGTTGCGCGGCGCAGGCGCGATGTTGGCGCTCCCTTGGCTCGAAGGGATGCAATCGGCGTTCGCCCAGGAAAACGGCGCAGCGAGCGCGGACCGACCGATTCGCATGGCAGCGCTCTTTTACCCCAACGGTTGCCGGCAGGACCGCTGGACGCCGGCGCAAACCGGCCGCGAGTGGGAAATGACGCCGCAACTGACGCCGCTCGGGGACCGCAAGGCCGACGTGTCGGTGGTGTCCGGCCTGTGGCATCAGGCCACGAATACCGGCGACGGCCACTACGTGAAAGACGCCGCCTGGCTGACCGGCACGACGATCACCAAGACCACGGGCGTCGACTTGAACAGCGGCGGCATTTCCGCCGATCAACTCGCCGCCCGGACGCTCGGAAAATTCACGCCGTTGCCGTCGCTCGAATTGGGGACGGAAGCGGTCCGCTCGGGCATCGACGCCGCGGTGGGTTACACTCGTGTCTACGGCGCGCACATCGCCTGGCGGCAACCGACGCAACCGCTGGCGAAGGAAATCAATCCGCGACTGGTGTTCGACCGGATGACGATGGTCGCCGGCGGCAAACCGGACGGGCGTTCGAATCGGCCGCTGTTGGATCGCGTGAACGAAGACGCCAAGCGGTTGAGCCAGAATCTCGGGCAGCACGACCGGCAGCGGTTGGAGCAATATCTCGAATCGGTCCGCGCGCTGGAGCAGAGGCTTTCTGATTTGGAGTCGCCCACCGAGCGAAGTTGGAAGCCGCGCGTCGATCTGGCGTTGCGCGAAGCGCCGGCCAACGACCCGAAGGAACACGCCGAACGCACGCGGTTGATGCTCGACATGATCGCGCTGGCCTTCGAGGCCGACGTGACGCGCGTGGCGACGTTCATGTTTGGCAACTCGGTGAGCGATATTAACTTCTCGTTCATCGAAGGGGTCGAAGGCAGCCATCACGAGATGTCGCATCACCGCAATGAAGAAAAGCTGCTCGATCAGTATGAGCGAATCACCAAGTGGCACGTCGAGCAATACGTCTACTTGCTCAACAAGCTGCGCTCGCTTCCCGAGGGGGACAGCAACGTGCTGGACAACAGCGCGATTCTGTTCGGCTCCGGACTGCGCGACGGCAATTCGCACAACCCACACGATCTGCCGCTGCTGCTAGGCGGGAAGGCCGGCGGGAAACTATCGCCAGGCCAGCACATTGCCGCCAAGAAGGACAATCCGATGGCGAATCTGCTGCTCACGATGCTGCAAGCCGTCGACGTTCCGACGAAGCACTTCGCGGACTCGACCGGCCCGATGACGGAGTTGATCGCCTAA